From one Methylomonas paludis genomic stretch:
- a CDS encoding FAD-dependent oxidoreductase yields MQQEFDVVVVGGGMVGAAVACCLGGSNLQVAVIEAQTPAEFSAEQPHDLRVSALSIASKKILESIGAWPGILARRACPFRRMRVWENQGDTTFNSNDIAYPELGYIVENRITQLALLETLGQFSNIQLFMPQTISKINYTAAGSSIQLADGSTLQAKLLVAADGGQSRLRQTVGIGVTSWDYNQHALVIYLETAYPQQDITWQRFLPSGPQAFLPLTGHYGSIVWYHNPDEVRRLQALPYQQLQAELVAAFPDCLGEIKQILGVTSFPLKRQHAQHYVKPGVALVGDAAHMINPLAGQGVNIGFLDAAALAEVLIQAEQQGKNIADLGVLQQYEKLRRNQNLKMMTVMDMFYRFFSNDILPVKLLRNIGLGFAQHITPLRIKVMKEAMGLEGSLPKLARGQTLN; encoded by the coding sequence ATGCAACAAGAATTTGATGTAGTGGTTGTGGGTGGCGGCATGGTCGGTGCTGCGGTCGCCTGTTGTTTGGGCGGCAGCAATTTACAGGTGGCTGTTATTGAAGCGCAGACTCCAGCCGAGTTTTCCGCAGAGCAGCCCCATGATCTGAGAGTTTCGGCTTTGAGTATTGCCTCCAAAAAAATACTGGAGAGTATAGGAGCCTGGCCGGGCATCCTGGCGCGGCGCGCCTGTCCGTTTCGGCGCATGCGGGTATGGGAAAATCAGGGTGACACCACTTTTAACAGCAATGATATCGCCTATCCTGAGTTGGGTTATATCGTCGAAAACCGCATTACCCAGTTGGCCTTGCTGGAAACACTCGGCCAGTTCAGCAATATCCAGCTGTTTATGCCGCAAACTATCAGCAAAATCAACTATACGGCAGCGGGTTCCAGCATTCAACTGGCAGACGGCAGCACCTTGCAAGCCAAACTGTTGGTAGCTGCTGACGGCGGCCAATCACGGCTCAGACAAACTGTCGGTATCGGTGTGACCAGTTGGGATTATAATCAGCACGCGCTGGTGATTTATCTGGAAACAGCCTACCCGCAACAAGATATAACCTGGCAGCGTTTCCTCCCCAGCGGTCCTCAGGCTTTTTTACCGCTCACCGGCCACTACGGCTCTATCGTCTGGTATCACAATCCCGATGAAGTACGGCGTCTGCAAGCCTTGCCGTATCAACAGCTTCAGGCTGAATTGGTTGCGGCTTTTCCGGACTGCCTGGGTGAAATCAAACAAATCCTCGGCGTCACCAGCTTTCCACTCAAACGCCAGCATGCCCAGCATTACGTCAAACCTGGGGTAGCCCTGGTCGGCGATGCTGCGCACATGATCAATCCGCTGGCCGGGCAGGGGGTCAATATCGGCTTTCTGGATGCCGCCGCTCTGGCTGAAGTATTAATACAAGCCGAACAGCAAGGTAAAAACATTGCCGACCTTGGGGTGTTGCAGCAATACGAAAAACTGCGCCGTAACCAGAATTTGAAAATGATGACCGTGATGGATATGTTCTACCGTTTTTTCAGCAACGACATTCTGCCGGTGAAACTGCTCAGAAACATAGGCTTGGGTTTTGCCCAGCACATCACTCCATTACGCATCAAAGTCATGAAAGAAGCCATGGGCCTGGAAGGCAGTTTGCCCAAACTGGCGCGTGGTCAAACCTTGAACTGA
- a CDS encoding TPR end-of-group domain-containing protein, translating to MSIINSLTKRSTLDAAIKQIGKARKSEAGLAEQLYKGAYQGFAKVISDNLTISQALYYWGFGLLHQAEQQDPEQAIATLEDAVSKFSFCLLIAPHYLGAAIDGGVAYMTLARLSTTEAKPRLYSKAEQFFETAGEIQKGSAAYNLACIYALKGDETACLNALTLARQTGSLPDEPVILQDSDLASIIETDWFKQFIADLHTQPAVAASTKTEAVDIDYEPKMKLKKSEDFDYYSK from the coding sequence ATGTCCATCATTAACTCATTAACCAAACGCTCAACACTGGATGCCGCCATCAAACAAATCGGCAAAGCCCGCAAAAGCGAAGCCGGTTTGGCTGAACAACTCTACAAGGGGGCTTATCAAGGCTTTGCCAAAGTCATCTCCGATAATCTCACCATTTCCCAAGCCTTGTACTATTGGGGATTCGGTCTGCTCCATCAGGCAGAACAACAAGATCCCGAGCAGGCTATAGCCACTTTGGAAGATGCCGTATCCAAATTTTCTTTCTGTCTGCTCATCGCCCCCCATTACCTTGGTGCGGCTATCGATGGCGGTGTGGCCTATATGACACTGGCTCGGCTTAGCACTACGGAAGCAAAACCGCGACTATACAGCAAGGCAGAGCAGTTCTTTGAAACAGCCGGCGAAATCCAGAAAGGCAGCGCTGCCTACAATCTGGCCTGCATCTACGCACTTAAAGGTGACGAAACCGCCTGTCTGAACGCCTTAACCCTGGCCAGACAAACCGGTAGTCTGCCAGACGAGCCGGTCATCCTTCAGGACTCCGACTTAGCCAGTATCATTGAAACCGACTGGTTCAAACAATTTATTGCCGATCTGCACACTCAACCGGCAGTCGCAGCAAGCACCAAAACAGAAGCCGTAGACATAGATTACGAACCCAAAATGAAGTTGAAAAAAAGCGAAGACTTTGATTATTACTCCAAATAA
- a CDS encoding DUF2288 domain-containing protein: MTAADISLEKAKVNLETSRIAWAELLRFFAGGLAVAVSDKLDLVEVACEFAADNKTQVASWLETGLVGLVSDTQAQAWLDEQRSVWAVVVKPWVLVQVDLAG; encoded by the coding sequence ATGACTGCTGCTGACATTTCGCTGGAAAAAGCCAAAGTTAATCTAGAAACTTCACGCATCGCCTGGGCGGAGTTATTGCGCTTTTTTGCCGGAGGTCTGGCGGTTGCCGTGAGTGATAAACTGGATCTGGTTGAGGTGGCGTGTGAGTTTGCTGCCGACAATAAAACCCAGGTGGCGAGTTGGCTGGAAACCGGATTGGTGGGATTGGTGAGTGACACCCAAGCTCAAGCCTGGCTGGATGAACAACGCAGCGTCTGGGCTGTGGTGGTAAAGCCCTGGGTTTTGGTACAAGTCGATCTGGCTGGCTAA
- a CDS encoding glutamate synthase-related protein, whose product MNKTAQKNNATPMLYDADLSQDSCGVGFITRKDSKQTHDVLTLSHQALCTIPHRGGMSAEGIGDGAGVNIDLSLKFFRKITALATLELGDFGVANFFYPENHLQYDREATDLIEKHFLEFDLPIIKWRDVPVDASKINEAARKAQLNIKQVIFGRPQHLKTAKHELFESHIQKALLAIEAASFVRSELSGFYPLSMSSRTQVYKGRLNSGEVIPYFVDLYDTDHEISTLFFHTRFSTNTAPATTMAQPFRYMAHNGELNTDKKNRLSENAIARQNNKHLVFPRGQSDSGRLDQTLTRRINEDGLDIVTAILAMMPPAWENDNSLSEEVRAMLEYFSLYEEKNDGPAALVFNDGIRVGARLDRLGLRPLRSVETTDYLAVMSEAGQIDFPPEEVLRRGRIEAGGMVYFDHSTGESLDSHQVLEKLAKAKNYQALLKARCIHIRDLPKVEFADISNDHSLGINQRHTAYSLNQESFKFLLDPILQTGLEKVTAMGYGLTPNALSGSEGGMFRYFSQRFAQVTNPPLDSLRESDGMTLRVALGAKPTFSAEQSQQLMIETPILQRTQLEQIRRQDRVKTVTLEMLYSPDFDSAAKNEHALEQAVQLVADQVAAAARDNVGIIILSDVNISTQRAAIPALLMVAAANQQLVKQGLRFNSSLIMETGQAVSPHDVATILGFGASAICPVSVHNRVLTEYADQAAREKALYNYQKGVEKSLMKTMGKFGLCTAESYIGGEFFESNYLDTDEDNLKRYFPNIHASVGGARYTDIAASATEWHHKALSVQDENDIPFLGLFKERQEGAGHTFGNTAVREYINMTDEAILYIPQPQASAASDTAYLDFGYEKRTPAQIDGFGITPAYRSFTHNLSLERAKRPAALRDVMAFPADISSAETQAEFDKLLGSQNLLGNNNYVIRGLQVSTVDTQQFKIRFSGQSSSARLQALAAHLSARFGADAFKLTIGTDDLSVTVADQNSLAYQYLSNILSSREPIALAKVQPAHEITAKLASGAMSHGALLAEAHEAVAQGTNIAGAMSNSGEGGEHSSRFGTIRSSKIKQFASGRFGVWAGYLADPNLEEIEIKIGQGAKPGEGGQLPAPKVSVEIAALRGGTPKVELVSPPPHHDTYSIEDLGQLIHDAKAARVRVVVKLVSSEGIGTIAVGVAKAGADVINVAGNTGGTGAAAVTSLKNTGRSPEIGIAEVHQALAVNGLRDKVILRCSAAHQNGVDVVKSAILGGDSFEFGTTALMMLRCVMAKNCNIRCPAGLTTAHEEFKGDPRVLAQYFMNLAHEVREILADLGYSSLQEIRGKTELLHLINHPNMIGQLHLQKLLTKVAVIKIAEPVYLEKDFAIDDKIFAKVKTELFEHKRSQVIIEGPEFKLNNRNKSVGGQTAIDVERLLAYELSPEEIAANPLIYTNQHGRRYLPDDSIIVRTYGSAGQSYAAFNNDGMRLEHTGTCNDGVGKTACGGVIVIKSPGGGSNLPGQNVLIGNFALFGASGGKLFVNGEAGDRFAVRNSGAMAVVEGVGDFGCEYMINGAVLNLGGFGKGFCTGMSGGNAYQYDPDNRLSGLYDASSVSIHSVSEASSAAASHEQYILYMLEQHIEHTGSEKAKAILANWSVERHHFKYALPLWLYKTQTAEFLSQTMDRKAMIEELAVAFAQQQIAQIKQAYQHKTALFAGAIPGYGETDGELTLKLINSFAVIDKAQQLAKEQLLKAGITATAEQIEKQAYQLIIDRPRKLQDELIKNIREAYSQYTDEQLAAMMAAKRLSDYKTTLMLRDVQSIYSIGSTAWIIEQDNINRAALAGVPTVDKNLASLESLAIVQGLLESEPA is encoded by the coding sequence ATGAATAAAACCGCCCAGAAAAACAATGCAACACCCATGCTTTACGATGCCGATTTATCGCAGGATAGCTGCGGGGTTGGTTTTATTACCCGTAAAGACAGCAAGCAAACCCATGATGTGCTGACTTTGTCACATCAGGCGCTTTGTACTATCCCGCATCGTGGCGGCATGAGCGCCGAGGGTATCGGTGACGGCGCCGGAGTGAATATAGACCTGTCCTTAAAATTCTTCCGCAAGATTACCGCCCTGGCCACACTGGAGCTGGGTGATTTTGGCGTAGCCAACTTCTTTTATCCGGAAAATCATTTGCAGTATGATCGGGAAGCCACCGATCTGATCGAAAAACATTTTCTTGAATTTGATTTACCTATTATTAAATGGCGGGATGTGCCGGTTGACGCCAGCAAAATCAATGAAGCTGCCCGCAAAGCCCAATTAAATATCAAACAGGTGATTTTCGGTCGGCCACAGCACTTGAAAACCGCCAAACATGAACTGTTTGAAAGCCATATTCAAAAAGCGCTGTTAGCGATAGAGGCCGCCAGTTTTGTGCGTTCTGAGCTAAGCGGTTTTTATCCGCTGTCCATGAGTTCGCGTACTCAGGTTTACAAAGGCCGCTTGAATTCGGGTGAGGTGATCCCATATTTTGTGGATTTGTACGACACTGACCATGAAATCAGCACGCTGTTTTTCCATACCCGATTTTCCACCAATACCGCGCCGGCCACTACTATGGCCCAACCCTTCCGTTATATGGCACATAACGGCGAGCTGAACACCGATAAGAAAAACCGGCTGAGCGAAAACGCAATCGCCAGACAAAACAACAAGCATTTGGTATTCCCGCGCGGCCAATCGGACTCTGGTCGTCTGGATCAAACCTTGACCCGCCGCATTAATGAAGATGGTCTGGACATAGTCACAGCCATTTTAGCGATGATGCCGCCGGCCTGGGAAAACGACAACTCTCTATCTGAGGAAGTACGGGCGATGCTGGAATATTTCAGCCTGTACGAGGAAAAAAACGATGGTCCGGCCGCGCTGGTTTTCAACGATGGTATCCGGGTTGGCGCTCGCCTGGACAGACTAGGCTTAAGGCCATTACGTTCAGTGGAAACCACCGACTATCTGGCGGTGATGTCGGAAGCAGGTCAAATCGACTTTCCACCTGAAGAAGTATTACGGCGTGGCCGGATTGAAGCCGGCGGTATGGTGTATTTTGATCACAGTACCGGCGAATCTCTGGACAGCCATCAGGTTCTGGAAAAACTGGCTAAAGCCAAAAATTACCAAGCGCTACTTAAAGCACGCTGCATTCATATCCGCGATTTACCAAAAGTTGAATTTGCCGACATCAGCAATGACCACAGTCTGGGTATTAACCAGCGCCATACCGCTTATTCGCTGAATCAGGAAAGTTTTAAATTTCTGCTTGACCCGATCCTGCAAACCGGCTTGGAAAAAGTCACGGCAATGGGTTACGGACTAACTCCTAATGCTTTAAGCGGCTCAGAAGGCGGCATGTTCCGCTATTTCAGCCAGCGTTTTGCTCAGGTGACCAATCCACCGCTGGATTCGCTGCGAGAAAGTGATGGTATGACCTTACGGGTCGCCTTGGGAGCGAAACCTACCTTTTCTGCTGAGCAAAGCCAGCAGTTGATGATAGAAACACCGATTCTGCAACGTACCCAGCTTGAACAAATCCGTCGTCAGGACCGGGTAAAAACGGTGACGCTGGAAATGCTGTACAGCCCGGACTTTGATAGTGCCGCCAAGAATGAGCATGCCCTGGAGCAAGCCGTGCAGTTGGTAGCCGATCAAGTTGCTGCAGCAGCACGTGACAATGTTGGGATTATTATTCTTAGCGATGTCAATATCAGCACCCAACGGGCAGCCATTCCGGCCCTGCTGATGGTAGCTGCCGCCAATCAGCAATTGGTTAAACAGGGTTTACGCTTTAACTCTTCATTGATCATGGAAACCGGCCAAGCTGTCAGTCCCCATGATGTGGCTACCATTCTGGGCTTTGGCGCTTCGGCGATTTGTCCAGTCAGTGTGCATAACCGGGTATTGACCGAATATGCCGATCAAGCTGCACGTGAAAAAGCCTTATACAATTATCAGAAAGGCGTGGAAAAATCGCTGATGAAAACCATGGGCAAATTCGGCCTGTGTACCGCAGAAAGCTATATCGGCGGCGAGTTTTTTGAATCCAATTATCTGGATACTGATGAAGATAATCTGAAACGTTATTTTCCCAATATTCATGCATCGGTAGGCGGCGCCCGTTATACCGATATTGCTGCCAGCGCTACCGAATGGCACCATAAAGCCTTGTCGGTACAGGATGAAAACGATATTCCGTTCCTGGGTCTGTTCAAAGAGCGTCAAGAAGGCGCGGGACATACTTTTGGCAATACTGCAGTACGTGAATATATCAATATGACCGATGAGGCCATTCTGTATATTCCCCAACCGCAGGCCAGCGCGGCCAGCGATACGGCCTATCTGGATTTTGGTTACGAAAAACGTACTCCGGCTCAGATTGACGGTTTTGGTATTACCCCAGCTTACCGCAGCTTCACACATAATCTGTCTCTGGAACGAGCTAAACGACCAGCTGCTTTGCGGGATGTCATGGCATTTCCAGCTGATATCAGCAGCGCTGAAACTCAGGCAGAGTTTGATAAATTGCTGGGTAGCCAGAATCTGCTCGGCAATAATAATTATGTGATTCGCGGCTTGCAGGTCAGCACTGTTGATACCCAGCAGTTCAAAATCCGTTTCAGCGGCCAATCCAGTTCAGCACGCTTACAGGCGCTGGCCGCGCATTTATCCGCACGTTTTGGTGCAGATGCGTTTAAGTTGACTATCGGCACTGATGATCTGAGCGTGACGGTGGCTGATCAGAACAGCCTGGCTTATCAGTATCTTAGCAACATCCTCAGCAGCCGTGAACCTATCGCTCTGGCCAAGGTGCAGCCTGCTCATGAAATTACGGCAAAACTGGCATCCGGCGCGATGAGTCATGGCGCTTTGCTGGCCGAAGCACATGAAGCAGTGGCTCAAGGTACCAATATCGCCGGCGCGATGAGTAACTCCGGGGAAGGCGGTGAACATTCCAGCCGGTTTGGCACCATTCGCTCCAGTAAAATCAAACAATTTGCTTCCGGCCGCTTTGGCGTCTGGGCCGGTTATCTGGCCGATCCTAATCTGGAGGAAATTGAAATCAAAATCGGTCAGGGTGCAAAACCAGGTGAAGGCGGTCAGTTACCGGCGCCAAAAGTGTCGGTTGAAATTGCCGCCTTACGTGGCGGTACACCCAAGGTGGAACTGGTAAGCCCGCCACCGCATCACGACACTTACTCGATTGAGGATTTAGGCCAATTAATTCACGATGCCAAAGCCGCCCGGGTGCGAGTAGTAGTCAAACTGGTGTCTTCTGAAGGCATAGGCACCATCGCGGTGGGTGTGGCGAAAGCCGGCGCAGATGTGATTAACGTGGCCGGCAACACCGGCGGCACCGGCGCGGCAGCGGTGACCAGTCTGAAAAACACTGGGCGTTCGCCGGAAATCGGTATTGCCGAAGTCCATCAGGCATTGGCGGTTAACGGTCTGCGTGACAAGGTGATTTTACGTTGCAGTGCTGCTCATCAAAATGGCGTGGATGTGGTTAAATCAGCTATCCTGGGCGGCGATTCGTTTGAATTCGGCACCACGGCGCTAATGATGCTGCGGTGCGTGATGGCGAAAAACTGTAATATTCGCTGTCCGGCCGGCTTGACCACCGCACATGAAGAGTTTAAAGGTGATCCACGGGTTCTGGCCCAGTATTTTATGAATCTGGCCCACGAAGTTCGGGAAATTCTGGCTGATCTGGGCTATAGCAGTCTACAGGAAATTCGCGGTAAAACCGAGCTGTTACATTTGATTAATCATCCGAATATGATAGGCCAGCTGCATTTGCAAAAACTGCTGACCAAAGTGGCAGTAATTAAAATTGCTGAGCCGGTGTATCTGGAAAAAGATTTTGCCATAGACGATAAAATTTTTGCTAAAGTCAAAACCGAGTTATTTGAGCACAAACGTTCTCAAGTGATTATTGAAGGTCCGGAATTTAAACTGAATAACCGCAATAAATCGGTAGGCGGCCAAACGGCAATCGATGTGGAGCGCTTACTGGCTTACGAATTAAGCCCTGAAGAAATTGCTGCCAACCCGCTGATTTATACCAATCAGCATGGCCGCCGTTATCTGCCGGATGACAGCATTATTGTGCGTACTTATGGTTCAGCCGGACAAAGTTATGCTGCCTTTAATAACGATGGCATGCGCTTGGAACATACCGGTACCTGTAACGATGGCGTGGGCAAAACCGCTTGCGGTGGCGTAATAGTGATCAAATCGCCTGGTGGCGGTTCCAATCTGCCCGGCCAGAATGTGCTGATCGGCAACTTTGCCCTGTTCGGCGCATCTGGCGGCAAGCTGTTTGTCAATGGCGAGGCTGGTGACCGCTTCGCAGTACGTAACTCCGGTGCAATGGCGGTTGTGGAAGGTGTGGGCGATTTTGGCTGCGAATATATGATTAACGGCGCGGTGCTGAATCTGGGCGGATTTGGTAAAGGCTTCTGCACCGGTATGTCCGGCGGTAATGCTTATCAATACGACCCTGATAATCGATTGTCTGGTCTGTATGATGCCAGCTCGGTATCTATTCATAGCGTGAGCGAGGCATCCAGTGCCGCAGCCAGCCATGAACAGTATATTCTGTACATGTTGGAACAGCATATCGAGCATACCGGTTCGGAAAAAGCCAAAGCCATTTTGGCCAACTGGTCGGTTGAACGCCATCATTTCAAATATGCTCTGCCCTTATGGTTGTATAAAACCCAGACTGCGGAATTCCTGAGTCAAACCATGGATCGCAAAGCCATGATAGAAGAGCTGGCTGTCGCGTTTGCTCAGCAGCAAATTGCTCAGATCAAACAGGCTTATCAACATAAAACTGCCTTGTTTGCCGGTGCGATTCCCGGTTATGGGGAAACGGATGGCGAACTGACCCTGAAACTGATCAACAGTTTTGCAGTGATAGACAAAGCCCAACAACTGGCTAAAGAACAATTGCTTAAAGCCGGCATCACTGCCACCGCGGAACAGATAGAAAAGCAAGCTTATCAATTGATCATTGACAGACCGCGCAAGCTTCAAGATGAATTGATCAAGAATATCCGCGAAGCTTACAGCCAATATACGGATGAGCAACTAGCGGCCATGATGGCGGCAAAACGTTTGAGCGATTATAAAACCACTTTAATGCTGCGCGATGTGCAAAGCATTTATTCGATAGGCTCTACGGCCTGGATTATCGAACAGGATAACATCAATCGTGCCGCCTTGGCCGGTGTACCTACAGTGGATAAAAACTTGGCCAGTCTGGAAAGTCTGGCTATCGTTCAAGGCCTGTTGGAAAGCGAGCCAGCCTGA
- a CDS encoding diflavin oxidoreductase translates to MKAPFIPENAPYSDTQRAWLAGFFAGMHSHMLHSASSVNQSNARVLHILYGTQTGNSESLANDAAAKAKSHGLLPIVKSMDKVEIGQLAGMAYLLIITSTYGEGAMPDNAELLWDAANSEAAPNLEGINYSVLALGDTSYDLFCQAGIDWDNRLQELGATRIFDRVNCDVDFEAPAAQWLSEVIPLMAEGAETVAVIDTDAPAAKSTYNRKNPFPAKLQVNRILTALDSSKETRHYEISIAGSDLSYEAGDALCVIPSNCPDLVQDILQALNCNGDEEEPVNGELLTVAEALRSYYEIKLPGKEFLEEIAKRSGDQELNALLNSGDKEKLSAYLWGRDILDLLLQFPGAEFSAAEFLRLLKPLQHRAYSISSSGKKHPDTVHLTVASVRYSGHGRQHKGVCSTYLADLVTADTDVKIFFSPNSNFRVPSDDSLPMIMVGPGTGIAPFRAFLQERQFRQASGKNWLFFGDRNAATDFIYREEIETLQAEGVLTRLDLAFSRDQEQKIYVQDRMIEHGAELYAWLEQGGYFFVCGDAYRMAKDVDQALHEVIRIHGKKSLLEAVEYVNQLKKDKRYVRDVY, encoded by the coding sequence ATGAAAGCACCTTTTATCCCAGAAAACGCTCCTTATAGTGATACCCAACGCGCCTGGCTGGCCGGTTTTTTTGCCGGCATGCATAGCCACATGCTGCATAGCGCCAGTAGTGTCAATCAAAGCAATGCCCGTGTCCTGCATATTCTGTACGGCACTCAAACCGGCAATTCTGAATCTCTGGCCAACGATGCTGCTGCCAAAGCCAAAAGTCATGGTTTGCTGCCCATCGTTAAAAGCATGGATAAGGTTGAAATCGGTCAATTGGCTGGTATGGCTTATCTGCTGATTATCACCAGTACTTACGGCGAAGGGGCCATGCCGGATAATGCCGAGCTGCTGTGGGATGCCGCTAATAGCGAAGCTGCGCCGAATCTGGAAGGCATCAATTATTCGGTGCTGGCTTTAGGCGATACCAGTTATGATTTATTCTGTCAGGCCGGTATTGATTGGGATAATCGTTTGCAGGAATTGGGCGCAACGCGTATTTTTGATCGGGTCAATTGTGATGTGGATTTTGAGGCTCCTGCCGCACAATGGCTAAGCGAGGTAATACCGTTAATGGCCGAGGGCGCCGAGACGGTAGCGGTAATTGATACCGATGCACCTGCCGCCAAATCAACTTATAACCGTAAAAATCCGTTTCCGGCCAAATTACAGGTCAACCGGATTTTGACGGCGCTGGATTCTTCCAAAGAAACCCGCCATTACGAAATTTCCATAGCCGGCTCCGATCTGAGTTATGAAGCTGGCGATGCCCTGTGTGTCATACCCAGCAACTGTCCGGATTTGGTCCAAGATATTCTCCAGGCTTTGAACTGCAACGGTGACGAAGAAGAACCTGTGAATGGCGAATTATTAACAGTAGCGGAAGCTTTACGCAGTTATTATGAAATAAAACTGCCTGGCAAAGAGTTTTTGGAAGAAATTGCCAAACGTTCCGGTGATCAGGAACTGAATGCTCTGCTCAACAGCGGCGATAAGGAAAAACTGTCCGCTTATTTATGGGGCCGCGATATTCTGGATTTACTGCTGCAGTTTCCTGGCGCCGAGTTTTCTGCCGCCGAATTTCTGCGTCTGTTAAAACCGCTGCAGCACCGGGCTTATTCGATTTCCTCCAGCGGCAAAAAACATCCTGATACTGTGCACTTGACCGTAGCCAGTGTGCGTTACTCTGGTCATGGCCGCCAGCATAAAGGGGTGTGCTCAACTTATCTGGCCGATCTGGTGACTGCAGATACTGATGTAAAAATATTTTTCTCGCCCAACAGCAATTTCAGAGTACCCAGTGATGACAGCCTGCCGATGATTATGGTCGGCCCCGGCACCGGTATAGCACCATTCCGCGCTTTTTTGCAGGAACGCCAGTTCCGTCAGGCTAGCGGTAAAAACTGGTTGTTTTTTGGTGACCGCAATGCGGCAACCGATTTTATCTATCGCGAAGAAATCGAGACCTTACAGGCTGAAGGCGTGCTGACCAGGCTGGATTTGGCCTTCTCCCGTGACCAGGAACAGAAAATCTATGTCCAGGATCGCATGATAGAACATGGTGCGGAGTTGTATGCCTGGCTGGAACAAGGCGGTTATTTCTTTGTTTGCGGTGACGCTTATCGAATGGCCAAAGACGTTGATCAAGCTCTGCATGAGGTAATCCGCATTCACGGCAAAAAAAGTCTGCTGGAAGCGGTTGAGTATGTCAATCAGCTGAAAAAAGACAAGCGTTACGTCCGCGACGTGTATTAA